The following are from one region of the Aspergillus chevalieri M1 DNA, chromosome 1, nearly complete sequence genome:
- the MYO2 gene encoding type V myosin (COG:Z;~EggNog:ENOG410PI8B;~InterPro:IPR008989,IPR000048,IPR004009,IPR036961, IPR001609,IPR027417,IPR036103,IPR002710;~PFAM:PF01843,PF00612,PF00063;~go_component: GO:0016459 - myosin complex [Evidence IEA];~go_function: GO:0003774 - motor activity [Evidence IEA];~go_function: GO:0005515 - protein binding [Evidence IEA];~go_function: GO:0005524 - ATP binding [Evidence IEA];~go_function: GO:0051015 - actin filament binding [Evidence IEA]), which yields MAHNYEVGTRAWQPEPTEGWVASEVKEKLVDGDKVQLVFELENGETKTIETTQAELQVDNNPKLPPLMNPAMLEASEDLTNLSHLNEPAVLQAIKLRYAQKEIYTYSGIVLIATNPFARVDSLYVPQMVQVYAGKHRASQAPHLFAIAEEAFADMLRDGQNQTIVVSGESGAGKTVSAKYIMRYFATRESSDQPGKYTTSRADAISETEEQILATNPVMEAFGNAKTTRNDNSSRFGKYIEIMFDQKTNIIGAKIRTYLLERSRLVFQPLKERNYHIFYQLVAGASDSEKQELGLMSVEDFDYLNQGGTSTIDGVDDQAEFNATRKSLSTIGVPEQTQAEIFRILAALLHLGNVKIAATRTESSLSSEEPSLVRACELFGIDANEFARWIVKKQLITRGEKITSNLTQQQAIVVRDSVAKFIYSSLFDWLVDKINRGLARDEVLDRVRCFIGVLDIYGFEHFAKNSFEQFCINYANEKLQQEFNQHVFKLEQEEYVREQIDWTFIDFSDNQPCIDLIEAKLGILSLLDEESRLPMGSDEQFVTKLHHNFAADKQKFYKKPRFGKSAFTICHYAVDVTYESDGFIEKNRDTVPDEHMEILRNSSNEFVKEILDTAAVVREKDSASISSSKPVAAPGRRIGVAVNRKPTLGGIFKSSLIELMNTINSTDVHYIRCIKPNEAKEPWQFQGPMVLSQLRACGVLETVRISTAGYPTRWTYEEFAIRYYMLCHSSQWTSEIKEMCHAILQKALGDGTQQKQDKYQLGLTKIFFRAGMLAFLENLRTSRLNECAIMIQKNLRCKYYRRRYLHARDSILTTQALIRGFLARQRANEVRQDQAATTIQRVWRGQKERKNYNLIRGDFILFQSVAKGFLRRRNIMNTILGNAAKTIQRAFRSWRQLRDWRQYRRRVVMVQNLWRGKEARSQYKKLREDARDLKQISYKLENKVVELTQYLESLKRENKTLNSQLENYDTQVKSWRSRHNALEARSRELQAEANQAGIATARLTALEEEMNKLQQNHNEAQANIKRLQEEEKASRESIQSANLELERLQKLDAEHENDKATLRQQVADLEEQLELAKRNVPVNGGNADPLNGGPIQPPASGLINLVSSKKPKPKRRSAGAERIDTDRFSGAYNPRPVSMAIPTSSVGRQNLAGSSFSPGLDTVEVELENLLSEEDELNEEVTMGLIRNLKIPLPSSTPPPTEKEVLFPAYLINLVTSEMWNNGFVKESERFLANVMQSIQQEVMQHDGDDAINPGAFWLSNVHEMLSFVFLAEDWYEAQKTDNYEYDRLLEIVKHDLESLEFNIYHTWMKVLKKKLYKMIVPAIIESQSLPGFVTSETNRFLGKLLPSNNNPAYSMDNLLSLLNNAYKAMRAFYLEDSIITQTVTELLRLVGVTAFNDLLMRRNFLSWKRGLQINYNITRIEEWCKSHDMPEGTLQLEHLMQATKLLQLKKATLNDIEIIQDICWMLSPNQIQKLLNQYLVADYEQPINGEIMKAVASRVTEKSDVLLLTPVDMEDSGPYEIAEPRVITALETYTPSWLQTPRLKRLAEIVSAQAMAQQEKLEMAENGAATPIDG from the exons AATCCCTTTGCTCGGGTAGACTCGCTCTATGTTCCGCAAATGGTGCAGGTGTACGCGGGGAAGCATCGAGCTTCACAGGCACCGCATCTGTTCGCTATTGCAGAGGAGGCGTTCGC AGATATGCTTCGGGATGGGCAGAATCAGACGATCGTGGTCTCCGGTGAATCAGGTGCCGGCAAGACGGTTAGCGCTAAGTACATTATGCGTTATTTCGCGACTCGCGAGTCCTCGGATCAGCCTGGAAAATACACCACGAGCAGAGCAGATGCTATCAGTGAAACCGAAGAGCAGATATTGGCCACTAATCCAGTGATGGAGGCCTTCGGAAACGCCAAAACAACTCGCAATGACAATTCTTCACGATTCGGCAAATACATTGAGATAATGTTTGATCAGAAGACGAACATTATCGGCGCGAAGATTCGAACGTATCTCCTGGAAAGATCGAGATTAGTGTTTCAGCCCCTGAAAGAGCGCAACTACCACATTTTCTACCAGCTCGTGGCTGGTGCATCGGACTCTGAGAAACAAGAACTTGGCCTTATGTCAGTTGAAGATTTCGACTATCTCAACCAGGGTGGCACATCGACGATAGATGGCGTTGACGATCAGGCTGAGTTCAACGCAACAAGAAAGTCGCTGTCCACGATTGGCGTACCAGAACAGACACAGGCGGAAATCTTCCGTATCCTTGCAGCTTTGCTGCATCTTGGCAACGTCAAGATTGCAGCTACACGAACCGAGTCCTCCTTGTCCTCGGAAGAGCCATCTCTTGTCCGCGCTTGTGAATTGTTTGGTATCGATGCCAATGAATTTGCAAGGTGGATCGTCAAGAAACAGCTTATTACAAGAGGAGAGAAAATTACTTCGAATTTGACACAGCAACAAGCCATAGTCGTACGGGATTCAGTCGCCAAGTTCATTTACTCCAGCCTGTTCGACTGGCTTGTGGACAAAATAAACCGTGGTCTAGCAAGAGATGAGGTACTGGACAGAGTGAGATGCTTCATTGGCGTGCTAGATATTTACGGGTTTGAACATTTTGCCAAGAATTCTTTTGAACAATTCTGCATCAACTACGCAAACGAGAAACTGCAGCAGGAGTTCAACCAGCATGTTTTCAAACTCGAACAAGAAGAATACGTGCGGGAGCAAATTGATTGGACCTTCATTGACTTCTCGGACAATCAACCATGCATCGACCTTATCGAAGCGAAGCTTGGCATTCTATCCCTGTTGGACGAAGAGTCAAGGTTGCCTATGGGATCTGATGAACAATTTGTGACAAAGCTTCATCACAATTTCGCCGCCGACAAGCAGAAATTTTACAAGAAACCTCGCTTCGGAAAATCAGCCTTCACTATTTGCCATTATGCTGTTGATGTCACCTACGAGTCTGACGGCTTCATTGAAAAGAACAGAGACACAGTCCCAGATGAGCACATGGAGATCTTACGCAACTCCTCGAATGAGTTCGTGAAGGAGATTTTGGATACAGCTGCTGTTGTTCGCGAAAAAGACTCAGCCTCGATCTCCTCGTCCAAACCAGTTGCAGCCCCAGGGCGCCGGATCGGAGTTGCTGTTAACCGCAAGCCTACGCTGGGTGGGATTTTCAAGTCCTCGTTGATTGAACTCATGAATACGATCAACTCCACCGATGTGCATTATATACGCTGCATCAAGCCCAACGAGGCGAAAGAGCCCTGGCAATTCCAAGGGCCCATGGTGCTCAGTCAGTTGAGAGCTTGTGGTGTTCTTGAGACAGTTCGGATAAGCACCGCTGGCTATCCAACTCGCTGGACATATGAAGAGTTTGCCATTCGCTACTACATGTTGTGCCATTCCTCTCAATGGACTTCCGAGATCAAAGAGATGTGCCATGCCATTTTGCAGAAAGCCCTAGGGGATGGTACTCAGCAAAAGCAAGATAAGTACCAGCTTGGTTTGACGAAGATATTTTTCAGGGCTGGAATGCTTGCTTTCCTTGAGAATCTTCGTACCTCAAGGTTGAATGAGTGTGCAATTATGATTCAAAAGAATTTGCGATGCAAGTATTATCGACGCCGGTACCTCCATGCGCGTGATTCCATTCTCACTACACAGGCTTTGATAAGGGGGTTCTTGGCAAGACAACGTGCGAACGAAGTGCGTCAAGACCAGGCTGCAACAACAATCCAAAGGGTATGGAGGGGtcagaaggaaagaaagaattaTAACCTGATCCGTGGAGACTTCATACTTTTCCAGTCGGTCGCTAAAGGATTCCTCCGTCGCCGGAATATAATGAACACGATACTTGGAAATGCGGCGAAGACCATTCAGCGAGCATTTCGATCGTGGCGTCAATTGCGTGACTGGCGACAATATCGTCGGAGAGTTGTTATGGTTCAGAATCTctggagaggaaaagaagccaGAAGCCAGTACAAGAAGCTACGTGAGGATGCGAGAGATTTGAAGCAGATCTCCTACAAGCTGGAAAACAAGGTGGTGGAGTTGACTCAATATCTTGAGTCATTGAAACGGGAAAACAAAACATTGAATTCGCAACTAGAAAATTACGACACCCAAGTTAAATCTTGGAGAAGCCGCCATAATGCGTTGGAAGCACGTTCTCGTGAGCTGCAGGCCGAAGCTAATCAGGCTGGCATTGCCACTGCTCGACTTACTGCGCTTGAGGAGGAGATGAACAAACTGCAACAAAATCACAACGAGGCGCAGGCGAACATCAAACGTCtacaagaagaagagaaagcttCAAGAGAGTCCATCCAATCCGCTAATCTCGAGTTAGAAAGACTTCAAAAACTTGACGCAGAGCACGAAAATGACAAAGCTACCCTCCGCCAGCAGGTTGCCGACCTCGAAGAGCAGCTGGAGCTCGCGAAGCGGAATGTACCCGTGAATGGCGGCAATGCAGACCCACTGAATGGTGGCCCTATTCAGCCGCCTGCCAGTGGCTTAATCAACCTAGTTTCCTCCAAGAAGCCCAAACCCAAGCGTCGCAGTGCTGGTGCGGAAAGAATCGATACTGATCGCTTTAGCGGGGCATATAACCCCCGGCCCGTGTCTATGGCAATCCCAACTTCTTCCGTTGGACGACAAAATTTGGCTGGTTCCTCGTTTTCACCAGGCTTGGATACCGTTGAGGTGGAACTCGAGAATCTCTTATCGGAGGAAGACGAACTCAATGAGGAGGTTACGATGGGCCTGATTCGCAACCTCAAAATTCCTTTGCCCAGCTCTACACCGCCGCCGACTGAGAAGGAGGTCCTCTTCCCTGCCTATCTCATTAATCTTGTCACTTCAGAAATGTGGAATAACGGCTTTGTAAAGGAGTCCGAGCGCTTCCTGGCTAATGTCATGCAATCTATTCAGCAAGAGGTCATGCAGCATGATGGTGACGATGCTATCAATCCGGGAGCTTTCTGGCTTTCCAACGTACACGAAATGCTCTCCTTCGTGTTCCTTGCCGAAGACTGGTACGAAGCGCAAAAGACGGATAATTACGAATATGACCGCCTCTTGGAGATTGTCAAACACGACCTGGAGAGCTTGGAATTCAACATCTACCACACATGGATGAAAGTCCTGAAAAAGAAGCTTTACAAGATGATAGTCCCTGCCATCATCGAATCGCAGTCCCTTCCTGGATTCGTCACGAGTGAAACGAATCGATTCCTCGGGAAGCTTCTTCCTTCGAACAATAACCCAGCTTATAGCATGGACAACCTTCTTAGCCTTCTGAACAACGCTTACAAGGCAATGAGGGCCTTCTATCTGGAGGACTCCATCATCACGCAAACGGTTACAGAGCTTCTTCGATTAGTCGGTGTTACGGCTTTCAACGATCTGCTCATGCGACGAAACTTCCTGTCTTGGAAGCGCGGCCTTCAAATAAACTACAACATTACGCGGATTGAAGAATGGTGCAAGAGTCATGACATGCCAGAAGGCACTTTGCAGCTCGAACATCTCATG CAAGCAACCAAGCTCCTTCAGTTGAAGAAGGCGACCCTTAATGACATCGAAATAATTCAAGATATCTGTTGGAT GCTCTCTCCGAACCAAATCCAGAAACTGTTGAACCAGTACCTTGTTGCGGATTATGAGCAGCCAATAAACGGCGAGATCATGAAGGCCGTAGCTTCTCGGGTCACAGAAAAGAGCGACGTATTGCTTTTGACGCCCGTTGATATGGAAGATAGCGGGCCATACGAAATTGCCGAACCACGTGTTATTACGGCCTTGGAAACCTATACGCCATCTT GGCTTCAAACGCCGCGATTGAAGCGTCTTGCTGAAATTGTCTCGGCCCAAGCAATGGCCCAGCAAGAGAAGCTCGAGATGGCGGAGAATGGCGCCGCTACGCCAATTGATGGATAG